The proteins below come from a single Myxococcales bacterium genomic window:
- a CDS encoding adenylate/guanylate cyclase domain-containing protein, whose amino-acid sequence MGYRWGIAKSRPALACAIALAVFFALGSARLLGLLEAPELALYDRDRGLASLASSPEPPITLVLIDEADIRRHGHPLRDEILRTLIETILAAGPRALAIDLYRDLPVPPITTGDQASDSPAYRMLGETIISDPRVVMIMKFPDPNSQGTPPPRFLQSTAQVGFSDLPVDPDGVVRRGLLYLWDGDSPRLSISLQLALRYLALDGIFPEADPNDPDAMMLGPVSLPPLQGDFGPYVRADDAGYQFLLDYRWGSRPLPSIKLSPVLQRDFDPELFRDRVVMLGTAAHSVKDSFLTPLNVGVNGGTTFGVEVHAQAVDQLIRFGHGASRPLAEPGWVLTYASIFILALVGAGLGLFGRSLWLQITGLLAITATVVYAGRALFELGWWIPVVPPLLAVLISAAAAVAILSVLERAERRQIAGLFSRFQGAVVADEIWRRRSEFIGEGDRPVARTVVLTALMSDLEGYTAASEQMEPEELMSWINEYMTAMAELVEAHGGVVDDYAGDGVMANFGFPVPSQTDEAIAGDATAAVRCAVAMGVKMRELNASWEARGLRVGRCRVGICTGPAVVGCVGAASSLKYTSVGDTVNTAARLESFDKTQFISEAPGVVSRVLVSEETWLRTRDAFEFLDLGAHSLKGKQMPTKIYRVVGPSGD is encoded by the coding sequence ATGGGCTATCGGTGGGGTATCGCGAAGTCGCGCCCAGCGCTGGCCTGCGCGATCGCTCTGGCGGTTTTCTTCGCACTCGGGTCCGCGCGATTGCTCGGCCTGCTCGAGGCACCAGAACTTGCGCTCTACGATCGTGATCGCGGTCTCGCCTCTCTAGCTTCCAGCCCCGAACCACCCATCACACTCGTCTTGATCGACGAAGCCGACATCCGTCGTCACGGTCACCCCTTGCGCGACGAAATCCTGCGCACACTGATTGAAACCATCCTGGCCGCCGGGCCCCGTGCCCTGGCGATCGATCTCTACCGGGATCTTCCAGTTCCTCCGATTACCACAGGCGATCAGGCCAGCGATTCCCCGGCCTACCGCATGCTTGGTGAAACGATCATCAGCGATCCGCGGGTGGTAATGATCATGAAGTTTCCCGATCCGAACTCGCAAGGAACCCCACCGCCGCGTTTTCTCCAGAGTACGGCGCAAGTGGGTTTCTCAGACCTGCCGGTCGATCCGGACGGGGTCGTACGCCGGGGGCTCCTCTACCTGTGGGACGGCGACTCTCCACGGCTCTCCATCTCGTTGCAGCTGGCCCTCCGCTACCTCGCCCTCGACGGAATCTTTCCCGAAGCCGACCCAAACGATCCCGACGCCATGATGCTGGGTCCGGTTTCACTGCCTCCGTTGCAAGGAGATTTCGGACCTTACGTGCGGGCAGACGATGCCGGCTATCAGTTCCTGCTCGACTATCGCTGGGGTTCGAGACCGCTGCCATCGATAAAACTTTCACCCGTCTTGCAGCGAGACTTCGATCCCGAATTGTTCCGGGACCGAGTTGTCATGCTGGGTACTGCCGCGCACTCGGTGAAGGACTCGTTCCTTACCCCGCTCAATGTCGGTGTGAATGGTGGGACAACCTTTGGGGTCGAGGTCCACGCTCAGGCGGTCGATCAACTCATCCGCTTTGGCCATGGTGCCAGTCGACCACTTGCGGAACCCGGCTGGGTCCTTACCTACGCGTCGATCTTCATTCTCGCCCTGGTGGGTGCTGGACTCGGGCTCTTTGGTCGCTCGCTATGGCTGCAGATCACTGGGCTCCTCGCCATCACCGCGACGGTTGTCTATGCCGGCCGCGCCCTATTCGAGTTGGGTTGGTGGATCCCGGTCGTGCCACCGCTGTTGGCGGTGCTGATCTCGGCGGCGGCGGCAGTGGCGATCTTGTCGGTGCTCGAACGCGCTGAGCGTCGTCAGATTGCTGGACTCTTCTCACGCTTCCAGGGAGCAGTCGTGGCCGACGAAATCTGGCGGCGACGCTCGGAATTCATTGGCGAGGGAGACCGACCGGTAGCTCGCACCGTGGTGTTGACGGCGCTGATGTCGGATCTCGAGGGTTACACCGCGGCTTCGGAGCAGATGGAGCCCGAAGAGCTGATGAGCTGGATCAACGAATACATGACGGCAATGGCCGAGCTCGTCGAAGCGCACGGTGGCGTGGTCGATGACTATGCAGGGGATGGAGTGATGGCCAACTTTGGCTTTCCGGTGCCCAGCCAGACCGATGAAGCGATCGCAGGTGACGCCACCGCGGCGGTTCGTTGCGCGGTGGCCATGGGCGTGAAAATGCGCGAGCTGAATGCGAGTTGGGAAGCACGCGGTCTTCGCGTTGGCCGCTGTCGCGTGGGCATTTGCACCGGGCCTGCCGTGGTGGGGTGCGTGGGCGCCGCCAGCAGTCTCAAATACACATCCGTCGGCGACACCGTGAATACCGCAGCCCGACTCGAGAGCTTCGACAAGACGCAGTTTATCAGTGAGGCACCAGGGGTAGTGTCACGTGTGCTGGTGAGCGAGGAGACCTGGCTTCGAACCCGAGATGCGTTCGAATTTCTCGATCTGGGAGCGCACTCGCTCAAAGGGAAACAGATGCCTACCAAGATCTATCGGGTCGTGGGCCCAAGCGGAGACTGA
- a CDS encoding DUF928 domain-containing protein, which translates to MTRIGWVLQVGLVATVLATISLSLSVADAAAQQQKPSIIVLASTSQAQLQRAVEGVAISGEVESSPQATAIPPVNAAPPFFVPRIRRGAPAFRIGGATRGFNTEVTIQTLVPEIDEAALTLAAQPNLYWHLSADTPHSVNFTLLDPDLIEPMVDVMLPGPFRAGFHLLSLADHQAKLESGRHYEWFVAVVPNPEKRSADVVARGAISRVDDAALASRVAQVEPAAVAGLFAGSGIWYEALDALSQGGRQSPDDPSAHARRAAMLEQVGLVLFRDY; encoded by the coding sequence ATGACGAGAATCGGATGGGTTCTGCAGGTCGGACTGGTCGCCACGGTGCTTGCGACAATTTCCCTCTCCTTGAGTGTGGCCGATGCGGCCGCCCAGCAGCAAAAGCCAAGCATCATTGTGCTGGCATCGACCAGCCAGGCGCAGCTTCAGCGCGCAGTTGAAGGGGTTGCGATAAGCGGTGAGGTCGAATCCAGTCCACAGGCGACCGCGATCCCTCCAGTGAATGCGGCTCCTCCGTTCTTTGTGCCGCGTATCCGCCGCGGTGCGCCAGCCTTTCGCATTGGCGGAGCCACACGAGGTTTCAATACAGAGGTCACCATCCAGACCCTGGTGCCCGAGATTGACGAGGCGGCGTTGACGCTGGCGGCGCAGCCCAACCTCTACTGGCATCTATCTGCGGATACTCCCCACTCCGTGAACTTCACCTTGCTCGATCCGGATCTGATCGAGCCGATGGTCGATGTCATGCTTCCGGGCCCGTTCCGGGCGGGATTTCATCTGCTGTCATTGGCCGACCACCAGGCGAAGTTGGAGTCGGGCAGACACTACGAATGGTTTGTCGCCGTGGTGCCGAATCCAGAGAAACGCTCGGCGGACGTGGTTGCGCGCGGTGCGATCTCGCGTGTTGATGATGCTGCGCTGGCATCTCGAGTCGCCCAGGTGGAGCCTGCCGCTGTGGCCGGGCTGTTTGCCGGGTCGGGTATCTGGTACGAGGCTCTCGACGCATTGAGCCAGGGGGGCCGGCAGAGCCCGGATGATCCCAGCGCACACGCGCGCCGCGCCGCGATGCTCGAGCAGGTGGGACTCGTGCTCTTTCGGGACTACTGA